A window from Hirundo rustica isolate bHirRus1 chromosome 25, bHirRus1.pri.v3, whole genome shotgun sequence encodes these proteins:
- the KHDRBS1 gene encoding KH domain-containing, RNA-binding, signal transduction-associated protein 1, whose translation MQRRDDPAGRLSRGQGPGGRAPPPRRPPRGGGARGAASGAQPTPGAAAAGGAAGAGSAGGSAGGKMEPENKYLPELMAEKDSLDPSFTHAMQLLTAEIEKIQKGETTKKDEEENYLDLFSHKNMKLKERVLIPVKQYPKFNFVGKILGPQGNTIKRLQEETGAKISVLGKGSMRDKAKEEELRKGGDPKYAHLNMDLHVFIEVFGPPCEAYGLMAHAMEEVKKFLVPDMMDDICQEQFLELSYLNGVPEPNRGRGVPGRGRGAAPPPPPPVPRGRGVVPPPPPRGALVRGAPVRGAIARGATLARGVPPPPAVRGTPAPRARAAGIQRIPLPPPPVPESYEEYGYDDTYAEQSYEGYEGYYSQGQGDTEYYDYGHGEAQETYEAYGQDDWNGTRPSLKAPPARPVKGGYRDHPYGRY comes from the exons aTGCAACGCCGCGACGACCCCGCCGGCCGCCTGTCTCGGGGACAGGGCCCAGGAGgccgcgctccgccgccgcgccgcccgccccgtgGCGGAGGGGCCCGCGGGGCCGCCAGCGGCGCGCAGCCGACGCCCGGTGCAGccgcggccggcggggccgcaGGGGCGGGGAGCGCCGGTGGTTCGGCTGGCGGCAAGATGGAGCCCGAGAACAAGTACCTGCCCGAGCTGATGGCCGAGAAGGACAGCCTGGACCCGTCCTTCACGCACGCCATGCAGCTCCTCACCGCAG AAATTGAAAAAATTCAGAAGGGTGAGACAACAAagaaggatgaggaggagaaCTACCTGGATTTATTTTCCCACAAGAATATGAAACTGAAAGAACGAGTTCTGATCCCTGTCAAACAGTACCCCAAG TTCAACTTCGTTGGGAAGATCTTGGGACCCCAAGGCAACACCATTAAGAGACTTCAGGAAGAAACTGGTGCTAAAatctctgtgctggggaaaggTTCAATGAGAGATAAAGCCAAG gaggaggagctgcGCAAAGGGGGGGATCCCAAGTACGCGCACCTCAACATGGACCTGCACGTTTTCATCGAGGTGTTCGGGCCCCCGTGCGAGGCCTACGGCCTCATGGCCCACGCCATGGAGGAGGTCAAGAAATTCCTGGTCCCC GACATGATGGACGATATCTGCCAGGAGCAGTTCCTGGAGCTCTCCTATCTCAACGGGGTCCCGGAGCCCAACCGCGGCCGAGGGGTCCCGGGtcggggccggggggcggctcctcctccccctcctcctgtgCCAAG GGGCCGTGGGGTtgttccccctcctcccccgaGGGGTGCCCTGGTGCGGGGAGCGCCCGTGCGCGGGGCCATCGCCCGGGGGGCCACGCTGGCCCGGGGCGTGCCGCCTCCGCCGGCCGTGCGGGGCACTCCTGCGCCCCGGGCGCGGGCAGCTGGCATCCAGAGGATACCCCTGCCGCCTCCGCCCGTGCCTGAGAGCTACGAGGAATAC GGCTACGACGACACGTACGCAGAGCAGAGCTACGAGGGCTACGAGGGCTACTACAGCCAGGGCCAAGG GGATACAGAATATTATGATTACGGACACGGGGAGGCACAGGAAACCTATGAAGCTTATG